From Carya illinoinensis cultivar Pawnee chromosome 5, C.illinoinensisPawnee_v1, whole genome shotgun sequence, one genomic window encodes:
- the LOC122309280 gene encoding histone-lysine N-methyltransferase ATXR6, which translates to MASKPARMVLRRRTLAPKPLPKSPLEDNDVYCEECGSGDFPAKLLLCDKCDQGYHLFCLRPILVSVPKGSWFCPSCSKHQIQLNSFPLVQTKIVDFFRIQRSSDSTQKLSQDYRKKRKRAGSLVMSKKKRRLLPFNPSEDPARRLEQMASLATALIATGTEFRNELTYMPGMAPRSANRAALEQGGMQVLSKEDTETLKLCKSMMERGEWPPLMVVFDPHEGFTVEADRFIKDLTIITEYVGDVDYLKNRENDDGDSMMTLLSAGNPSKRLVICPDKHSNIARFINGINNHTPDGKKKQNLKCVRFDVNGECRVLLIANRDIPKGERLYYDYNGYEHEYPTEHFV; encoded by the exons ATGGCTTCCAAACCAGCAAGAATGGTACTGAGGCGCAGGACTCTGGCTCCGAAGCCGCTCCCAAAATCTCCCCTTGAAGACAATGACGTTTACTGCGAGGAATGCGGGTCTGGCGATTTCCCCGCCAAGCTTCTTCTCTGCGACAAGTGCGATCAAGGATACCATCTGTTTTGCCTCAGACCCATTCTTGTTTCCGTGCCTAAGGGGTCGTGGTTTTGTCCCTCTTGCTCCAAGCACCAGATACAATTGAACT CCTTTCCCCTAGTTCAAACCAAAATTGTTGATTTCTTTCGCATTCAAAGATCTTCAGACTCAACACAGAAACTAAGTCAAg ATTATAGGAAGAAAAGGAAGCGGGCTGGTAGCTTAGTGAtgtcaaaaaagaaaaggaggttGTTACCATTCAATCCGAGCGAGGATCCTGCAAGGAGATTGGAGCAAATGGCGTCACTTGCAACGGCATTGATAGCCACTGGGACAGAATTTAGAAATGAGCTCACTTACATGCCAGGCATGGCGCCAAGGTCAGCTAATCGTGCAGCCCTTGAGCAGGGAGGAATGCAG GTCTTATCAAAGGAAGATACTGAAACCTTAAAGTTGTGCAAGAGCATGATGGAGAGAGGGGAATGGCCACCCCTCATGGTTGTTTTTGATCCTCATGAAGG GTTCACTGTTGAGGCAGACAGGTTTATAAAGGATTTAACTATAATTACTGAATATGTTGGAGACGTTGATTACTTGAAGAATCGCGAGAATGATGATGGTGATAGCATGATGACGTTGCTTTCTGCTGGCAATCCTTCAAAAAGGCTTGTCATTTGTCCTGACAAGCACAGTAACATTGCTCGTTTCATCAATGGCATTAACAATCATACGCC GGATGGGAAAAAGAAGCAGAACCTCAAATGTGTGAGATTTGATGTCAATGGTGAGTGTCGGGTTTTACTGATTGCAAACAGAGATATACCAAAGGGAGAGAGATTGTACTATGATTACAATGGATATGAGCATGAATACCCAACTGAGCATTTTGTCTGA